A single genomic interval of Arthrobacter sp. NicSoilB8 harbors:
- the hpaE gene encoding 5-carboxymethyl-2-hydroxymuconate semialdehyde dehydrogenase, with the protein MTFTAPVTTTHYVPQDLPTHIQHYINGEFVDSVGGKTFDVLDPVSNTNYATAAAGQKEDIDLAVAAAREAFVNGPWPRMKPRERARVLNRIADAVEAQEARLAELETFDTGLPITQAKGQALRAAENFRFFADLIVAQFDDAMKVPGAQINYVNRKPIGVAGLITPWNTPFMLESWKLAPALATGNTVVLKPAEFTPLSASLWAQIFKDAGLPDGVFNLVNGLGEEAGDALVKHPDVPLISFTGETTTGQTIFRNAAANLKGLSMELGGKSPCVVFADADLDAAIDSALFGVFSLNGERCTAGSRILVERAVYEEFCDKYAARAKNIVVGDPHDPKTEVGALVHPEHYAKVASYVEIGKSEGRLLAGGGRPDHLPEGNYIAPTVFADVAPDARIFQEEIFGPVVAITPFDTDDEALALANNTKYGLAAYIWTQNLTRAHNFSQNVEAGMVWLNSHNVRDLRTPFGGVKASGLGHEGGYRSIDFYTDQQAVHITLGTVHTPKFGA; encoded by the coding sequence ATGACGTTCACTGCTCCTGTTACCACCACGCACTACGTTCCGCAGGACCTTCCCACCCACATCCAGCACTACATCAACGGCGAATTCGTCGACTCCGTGGGCGGGAAGACCTTCGACGTCCTGGACCCGGTGTCCAACACCAACTACGCCACCGCCGCCGCCGGGCAGAAGGAGGACATCGACCTCGCCGTCGCCGCCGCCCGTGAAGCGTTTGTCAACGGCCCGTGGCCGAGGATGAAGCCCCGCGAGCGGGCCCGCGTCCTGAACCGGATCGCCGACGCCGTCGAGGCCCAGGAGGCACGGCTCGCCGAGCTCGAGACCTTCGACACCGGCCTGCCGATCACCCAGGCCAAGGGCCAGGCGCTGCGCGCGGCCGAGAACTTCCGCTTCTTCGCGGACCTGATCGTCGCCCAGTTCGACGACGCCATGAAGGTCCCCGGCGCCCAGATCAACTACGTCAACCGCAAGCCGATCGGCGTCGCCGGCCTCATCACGCCGTGGAACACCCCGTTCATGCTCGAGTCCTGGAAGCTCGCCCCGGCCCTGGCCACCGGCAACACCGTGGTCCTCAAGCCGGCCGAGTTCACCCCGCTCTCGGCCTCGCTGTGGGCGCAGATCTTCAAGGACGCCGGGCTCCCGGACGGCGTGTTCAACCTCGTCAACGGCCTCGGCGAGGAAGCCGGCGACGCCCTCGTCAAGCACCCGGACGTACCGCTGATCTCCTTCACCGGCGAAACCACCACGGGCCAGACGATCTTCCGCAACGCCGCGGCCAACCTCAAGGGCCTGTCCATGGAGCTCGGCGGCAAGTCCCCGTGCGTCGTGTTCGCCGACGCCGACCTCGACGCCGCAATCGACTCCGCCCTGTTCGGCGTCTTCTCCCTCAACGGCGAACGCTGCACGGCTGGCTCCCGCATCCTCGTGGAGCGCGCCGTGTATGAAGAGTTCTGCGACAAGTACGCCGCCCGGGCGAAGAACATCGTGGTCGGTGACCCGCACGATCCGAAGACCGAGGTCGGCGCCCTGGTCCACCCGGAGCACTACGCCAAGGTGGCCTCCTACGTCGAGATCGGCAAGTCCGAAGGCCGGCTGCTCGCCGGCGGCGGCCGCCCGGATCACCTGCCCGAGGGCAACTACATCGCCCCGACCGTGTTCGCCGACGTGGCCCCCGACGCGCGGATCTTCCAGGAGGAGATCTTCGGCCCCGTCGTTGCCATCACCCCCTTCGACACCGACGACGAAGCCCTCGCCCTGGCGAACAACACCAAATACGGCCTCGCGGCGTACATCTGGACCCAGAACCTCACCCGGGCACACAACTTCTCCCAGAACGTCGAGGCCGGCATGGTCTGGCTCAACAGCCACAACGTCCGCGACCTGCGCACCCCGTTCGGCGGCGTCAAAGCCTCCGGCCTGGGCCACGAGGGCGGCTACCGCTCCATCGACTTCTACACCGACCAGCAGGCCGTCCACATCACCCTCGGCACCGTCCACACGCCCAAGTTCGGCGCGTAG
- a CDS encoding 1,4-dihydroxy-2-naphthoyl-CoA synthase, giving the protein MSNEIPAKVSDVFDPTRWRTVSGFDDFQDMTYHRQVERSADGEVVRDLPTVRIAFNRPEVRNAFRPGTVDELYRAMDHARMTPDVATVLLTGNGPSPKDGGHSFCSGGDQRIRGRDGYRYADGETQETIDPARAGRLHILEVQRLMRTMPKVVIAVVNGWAAGGGHSLHVVSDLTIASRQHGKFKQTDATVGSFDAGYGSALLARQIGQKSAREIFFLAREYSAEDMVRMGAVNEAVDHERLEDVALEYAADIARQSPQAIRMLKFAFNLADDGLAGQQVFAGEATRLAYMTDEAVEGKEAFLEKRDPDWSKFPHYF; this is encoded by the coding sequence GTGAGCAACGAAATCCCCGCCAAGGTATCCGACGTCTTTGACCCCACCCGGTGGCGCACCGTGTCCGGTTTCGACGACTTCCAGGACATGACCTACCACCGGCAGGTGGAGCGCTCCGCCGACGGAGAAGTGGTCCGGGACCTGCCCACGGTGCGCATCGCCTTCAACCGGCCCGAGGTCCGCAACGCCTTCCGGCCCGGCACCGTGGACGAGCTCTACCGAGCCATGGACCACGCGAGGATGACCCCGGATGTGGCCACGGTCCTGCTCACCGGCAACGGCCCCTCCCCCAAGGACGGCGGCCACTCGTTCTGCTCGGGCGGGGACCAGCGGATCCGCGGCAGGGACGGGTACCGGTACGCCGACGGCGAGACGCAGGAGACCATCGACCCCGCCCGGGCCGGCCGGCTGCACATCCTGGAAGTCCAGCGGCTCATGCGCACCATGCCCAAGGTGGTGATCGCCGTCGTCAACGGCTGGGCCGCCGGCGGCGGGCACTCCCTCCACGTGGTCTCGGACCTCACCATCGCCTCCCGGCAGCACGGAAAGTTCAAGCAGACCGACGCCACCGTGGGAAGCTTCGACGCCGGGTACGGTTCCGCGCTGCTGGCCCGCCAGATCGGCCAGAAGTCCGCCCGGGAAATCTTCTTCCTGGCCCGCGAATATTCCGCCGAGGACATGGTCCGGATGGGCGCGGTGAACGAGGCCGTGGACCACGAGCGGCTCGAGGACGTCGCCCTGGAATACGCCGCCGACATCGCCCGGCAGTCGCCGCAGGCCATCCGCATGCTCAAATTCGCGTTCAACCTGGCCGACGACGGCCTGGCCGGCCAGCAGGTCTTCGCTGGCGAAGCGACCCGCCTGGCGTACATGACCGACGAGGCCGTGGAGGGCAAGGAAGCCTTCCTCGAAAAGCGCGACCCCGACTGGTCCAAATTTCCGCACTACTTCTAA
- a CDS encoding CPBP family intramembrane glutamic endopeptidase → MGTALRTPPAPQPELYRFSRLDFITAGLYVAVAAFFAVAGDLLVPLMLQISPNPAVASYAVNLIFYATIGVLALAAARRVAGRDLRVLATRPWFTALMVPLAVVAMLILTAALVAVSGPVQTSANQAGLQALMQQVPVWLMVPLLVIVGPFVEEYIFRHLLIGKLSRRINIWICCALSVVLFAALHIVGQEQMTLQVLMPYLAMGAVLVFVYVWTGNNVMFSYFVHASKNLLAVVFIYAIPPEVLEQLQQVQG, encoded by the coding sequence ATGGGCACAGCTCTCCGCACTCCACCCGCGCCGCAACCGGAGCTTTACCGGTTCTCCCGGCTCGATTTCATCACCGCCGGGCTTTACGTGGCGGTGGCCGCATTCTTTGCCGTGGCCGGCGATCTGCTGGTGCCCCTGATGCTGCAGATCTCGCCGAACCCTGCCGTGGCGTCCTACGCCGTCAACCTGATCTTCTATGCGACCATCGGCGTCCTGGCCCTGGCCGCCGCGCGGCGCGTTGCCGGCCGGGATCTCCGCGTCCTTGCCACGAGGCCCTGGTTCACCGCACTTATGGTGCCGCTGGCCGTCGTGGCGATGCTCATCCTCACTGCGGCCCTCGTGGCCGTCAGCGGACCGGTGCAGACCTCCGCCAACCAGGCCGGCCTCCAGGCGCTTATGCAGCAGGTCCCGGTCTGGCTCATGGTTCCCCTGCTGGTGATCGTGGGCCCGTTCGTCGAGGAATACATTTTCCGCCACCTGCTGATCGGCAAACTGAGCCGCCGGATCAACATCTGGATCTGCTGCGCCCTGTCGGTGGTCCTGTTCGCGGCCCTGCACATCGTGGGCCAGGAGCAAATGACCCTGCAGGTGCTGATGCCCTACCTCGCCATGGGCGCCGTCCTGGTGTTCGTATATGTCTGGACCGGGAACAACGTGATGTTCTCCTACTTCGTCCACGCTTCCAAGAACCTGCTGGCAGTCGTCTTCATCTACGCGATTCCGCCGGAGGTCCTCGAACAGCTGCAGCAGGTCCAAGGCTAG
- a CDS encoding aldolase/citrate lyase family protein: MPLRVEPDATFRDALRNQTGAAGRPLAGMWVCSGSPLVAELCAGSGLDWLLIDAEHSPNGLESILAQLQAVRGYPVHPVVRPPVNDTVLIKQYLDLGVQNLLIPMVNSAAEAQAAVAATRYPPQGVRGVGSALARAARWNRIPDYLARATETVSVTVQIESEAAVAAVEEILAVDGVDAIFLGPSDLAASLGLLGQQEHPRVRAAVEHCLAAATAAGKPAGVNAFNPATARAYLAAGAAFVLVGADVALLARGSEALAAAYIPPAPAADPAVESGGSPASY, translated from the coding sequence ATGCCGCTTCGAGTAGAACCCGACGCCACGTTCCGGGATGCCCTGCGCAACCAGACGGGCGCTGCCGGCCGCCCTTTGGCCGGGATGTGGGTCTGCTCCGGAAGCCCCCTCGTGGCCGAACTCTGCGCCGGCTCCGGCCTGGACTGGCTCCTGATCGACGCCGAACACAGCCCCAACGGCCTGGAATCCATCCTGGCCCAGCTGCAGGCCGTCCGCGGCTACCCGGTCCACCCGGTGGTCCGGCCGCCGGTCAACGACACCGTGCTCATCAAGCAGTACCTGGACCTGGGCGTGCAGAACCTGCTGATCCCCATGGTGAACTCCGCCGCCGAGGCCCAGGCCGCCGTGGCCGCCACCCGCTACCCGCCGCAGGGCGTCCGCGGGGTCGGGTCCGCCCTGGCGCGGGCCGCGCGCTGGAACCGGATTCCCGACTACCTCGCCCGCGCCACCGAAACCGTGAGTGTCACCGTGCAGATCGAATCCGAAGCCGCGGTGGCCGCGGTGGAGGAGATCCTCGCCGTGGACGGCGTGGACGCGATCTTCCTGGGCCCCTCCGACCTCGCCGCCTCCCTGGGGCTGCTGGGCCAGCAGGAACACCCCCGGGTCCGCGCCGCCGTCGAACACTGCCTCGCCGCCGCCACAGCGGCCGGCAAACCCGCCGGCGTGAACGCCTTCAACCCGGCGACGGCCCGCGCCTACCTGGCCGCGGGCGCCGCCTTCGTGCTGGTGGGCGCCGACGTGGCGCTGCTTGCCCGCGGCTCCGAGGCACTCGCCGCCGCATACATCCCGCCGGCCCCGGCGGCTGACCCGGCGGTTGAGTCTGGCGGCAGCCCCGCCAGCTACTGA
- the hpaD gene encoding 3,4-dihydroxyphenylacetate 2,3-dioxygenase has product MTNFVPTPSVPAPDIVRCAYMEIVVTDLAKSREFYVDLLGLHVTEEDENVIYLRSLEEFIHHNLVLRKGPIAAVAVFAYRVKSPAEVDAAEAYYKELGCRTERRKDGFTKGIGDSVRVEDPLGFPYEFFYETEHVERLTQRYDLYSAGELVRLDHFNQVTPDVPRGRKYLEDLGFRVSEDIKDSDGVTYAAWMHRKQTVHDTALTGGDGPRMHHVAFATHEKHNIIQICDKMGALRISDRIERGPGRHGVSNAFYLYILDPDGHRVEIYTQDYYTGDPDNPTITWDVHDNQRRDWWGNPVVPSWYTEASLVLDLDGNPQPVIERTDVSEMAVTIGADGFAYTREPGEERGFKLGAQV; this is encoded by the coding sequence ATGACCAACTTCGTCCCCACCCCTTCCGTCCCGGCTCCGGACATCGTCCGCTGCGCCTACATGGAAATCGTCGTCACCGACCTCGCCAAGTCCAGGGAGTTCTACGTTGACCTCCTGGGCCTGCACGTCACCGAGGAGGACGAGAATGTCATCTACCTCCGCTCCCTGGAGGAGTTCATCCACCACAACCTGGTGCTCCGCAAGGGACCCATCGCCGCCGTCGCAGTCTTTGCCTACCGGGTGAAGTCCCCCGCCGAAGTGGACGCCGCCGAGGCGTACTACAAGGAACTGGGCTGCCGCACCGAACGCCGCAAGGACGGCTTCACCAAGGGCATCGGCGACTCCGTCCGCGTCGAGGACCCGTTGGGCTTCCCCTACGAGTTCTTCTACGAGACCGAACACGTCGAGCGCCTCACCCAGCGCTACGACCTCTACTCCGCCGGGGAGCTCGTCCGCCTGGACCACTTCAACCAGGTCACCCCCGACGTCCCGCGCGGCCGCAAATACCTCGAGGACCTGGGCTTCCGCGTCTCGGAGGACATCAAGGACTCCGACGGCGTCACCTACGCGGCGTGGATGCACCGCAAGCAGACCGTGCACGACACCGCACTGACCGGCGGCGACGGGCCGCGCATGCACCACGTCGCGTTCGCCACTCACGAGAAGCACAACATCATCCAGATCTGCGACAAGATGGGTGCCCTGCGCATCAGCGACCGGATCGAACGCGGCCCCGGACGGCACGGTGTCTCCAACGCGTTCTACCTCTACATCCTGGACCCGGACGGCCACCGCGTGGAGATCTACACCCAGGACTACTACACCGGCGATCCGGACAACCCCACCATCACCTGGGACGTGCATGACAACCAGCGCCGCGACTGGTGGGGCAACCCCGTGGTCCCGTCCTGGTACACCGAGGCCTCCCTCGTCCTGGACCTCGACGGCAACCCGCAGCCTGTCATCGAACGCACCGACGTCTCAGAAATGGCCGTCACCATCGGAGCGGACGGCTTCGCCTACACCCGCGAACCCGGCGAAGAACGCGGCTTCAAGCTCGGGGCGCAGGTCTAG
- a CDS encoding AMP-binding protein: MNIEPALKALAAALHGEGPAVELSAGPDGSPVLSFPATPGIEDAAVVVRTSGSTGAPKATVLTVDALAASSVATAFALKGEGQWLLALPVQYVAGVQVLVRSLFAGTRPWVMDMTGGFTPEAFTAAALELTDKIRFTSLVPTQLQRLLDTPSAETLAVLRRFNAILLGGGPVPAALLAAARDAGVNVVTTYGSAETCGGCVYDGFPLEDVLVRVTDDGRILLGGPTIAAGYLGAPELSAETFTDEDGVRWYRTNDLGELDADGRLTVLGRADDVVITGGVKVSAAHVQAELEKLDGVRAAFVAGVPSAEWGQALAAYVAVADSTPDGMAAFTGRRNETWGPALGALAPKTVLAAAELLMLPNGKPDRVGMTVLLDALHQGK; encoded by the coding sequence ATGAACATCGAACCCGCGCTCAAGGCGCTGGCTGCTGCCCTCCACGGCGAGGGACCCGCCGTCGAACTTTCCGCCGGGCCGGACGGCTCGCCGGTGCTGTCGTTCCCCGCAACGCCCGGCATTGAGGACGCGGCGGTCGTGGTGCGGACCTCCGGGTCCACCGGCGCGCCGAAGGCCACCGTCCTCACCGTTGATGCCCTGGCGGCCTCGTCAGTGGCCACCGCGTTTGCGCTCAAGGGCGAGGGCCAGTGGCTGCTGGCCCTGCCCGTGCAGTACGTTGCCGGCGTGCAGGTGCTGGTCCGCTCGCTCTTCGCGGGCACCCGCCCGTGGGTCATGGACATGACCGGCGGCTTCACTCCGGAGGCCTTCACGGCCGCGGCGTTGGAGCTCACGGACAAGATCCGCTTCACCTCGCTGGTGCCCACCCAGCTGCAGCGGCTGCTGGACACGCCCTCGGCCGAGACGCTCGCTGTGCTGCGGCGTTTCAACGCCATCCTGCTCGGCGGCGGCCCCGTGCCCGCGGCGCTGCTCGCGGCCGCCCGGGACGCCGGGGTGAACGTGGTGACCACCTACGGCTCGGCCGAGACCTGCGGCGGCTGCGTGTATGACGGGTTCCCGCTTGAAGATGTCCTGGTCCGCGTCACGGACGACGGCCGCATCCTGCTGGGCGGCCCAACCATCGCCGCCGGGTATCTGGGGGCCCCCGAGCTCTCGGCGGAGACCTTCACCGACGAGGACGGCGTCCGCTGGTACCGGACCAACGACCTCGGCGAACTGGACGCCGACGGCCGGCTCACCGTGCTCGGCCGGGCCGACGACGTCGTCATCACCGGCGGCGTCAAGGTTTCGGCCGCGCATGTGCAGGCTGAGTTGGAGAAGCTCGACGGCGTGCGGGCGGCTTTTGTGGCCGGAGTGCCCTCCGCCGAGTGGGGCCAGGCCCTCGCCGCGTATGTGGCGGTGGCCGACAGCACGCCCGACGGGATGGCGGCGTTCACCGGCCGCCGGAACGAGACCTGGGGACCGGCGCTGGGTGCGCTGGCCCCGAAAACGGTCCTGGCCGCCGCGGAACTGCTCATGCTGCCCAACGGCAAACCGGACCGCGTGGGCATGACGGTCCTGCTGGACGCGCTGCATCAGGGAAAATAG
- a CDS encoding VOC family protein yields MTLNIQIAVDCRNPHELADWWAETLDWAVEPQDEGFIRSMIEQGFATEADTLVHHGRLVWGAGAAIRPPEELDAASPARRILFQTVPEQKTVKNRIHWDVRLAGADKDEMRQALEARGATFLWTANQGPHEWHTMADPEGNEFCIS; encoded by the coding sequence ATGACACTGAACATCCAAATCGCCGTGGACTGCAGGAACCCCCATGAGCTCGCCGACTGGTGGGCCGAGACGCTGGACTGGGCCGTGGAGCCGCAGGATGAGGGATTCATCCGTTCCATGATCGAGCAGGGCTTCGCCACCGAGGCGGACACCCTGGTCCATCACGGCAGGCTCGTGTGGGGCGCCGGGGCCGCCATCCGCCCGCCCGAGGAACTCGACGCCGCATCGCCGGCCCGCCGCATTCTCTTCCAGACGGTCCCGGAACAAAAGACCGTCAAGAACCGGATCCATTGGGACGTGAGGCTCGCCGGCGCGGACAAGGACGAGATGCGCCAGGCCCTCGAAGCGCGCGGCGCAACGTTCCTCTGGACCGCCAACCAGGGACCGCACGAATGGCACACCATGGCGGACCCGGAAGGCAACGAGTTCTGCATCAGCTGA
- the hpaH gene encoding 2-oxo-hept-4-ene-1,7-dioate hydratase, with product MLDAKTIEAIADELLEAGRSRTPVPRLTARYPEMTVEDSYAVQQLWRRRNEAAGRKLVGRKIGLTSKAMQAATGITEPDYGAIFDDMVLETGCSVQWDRYTHPRVEVELAFVLKKDLAGPGCTIFDVLNATDYVVPALEILDSRIEMEGRTIVDTIADNAAMGAMVIGGNPVKPDAVDLRWVSAILYKNQTVEETGVAAGVLDHPANGVHWLANKIAAHGDGMKAGDIILAGSFTRPLWVYQGDTVHADYGPLGVVTCRFE from the coding sequence GTGCTGGATGCCAAGACCATTGAGGCCATCGCCGACGAACTGCTGGAAGCCGGGCGGTCCAGGACACCGGTCCCCCGGCTGACGGCCCGCTACCCGGAGATGACGGTCGAGGACTCCTACGCGGTCCAGCAGCTGTGGCGGCGCCGCAACGAGGCCGCCGGCCGGAAGCTGGTGGGCCGCAAGATCGGCCTCACGTCCAAGGCCATGCAGGCCGCCACCGGCATCACCGAGCCGGACTACGGCGCGATCTTCGATGACATGGTGCTGGAGACCGGCTGCTCGGTGCAGTGGGACCGCTACACCCACCCGCGGGTGGAGGTGGAACTGGCGTTCGTGCTGAAGAAGGACCTCGCCGGGCCCGGCTGCACCATCTTCGATGTCCTGAACGCCACCGACTACGTGGTCCCGGCCTTGGAGATCCTGGACTCCAGGATCGAAATGGAGGGCCGGACCATCGTGGACACCATCGCCGACAACGCCGCGATGGGCGCCATGGTGATCGGCGGCAACCCGGTCAAGCCCGACGCCGTCGACCTCCGCTGGGTCTCCGCGATCCTCTACAAGAACCAGACCGTGGAGGAGACCGGCGTCGCGGCGGGGGTCCTGGACCACCCGGCCAACGGGGTGCACTGGCTGGCCAACAAGATCGCCGCCCATGGGGACGGGATGAAGGCCGGCGACATCATCCTCGCCGGCTCCTTCACCCGGCCCCTCTGGGTGTACCAGGGCGACACCGTCCACGCCGATTACGGACCCTTGGGAGTCGTGACATGCCGCTTCGAGTAG
- a CDS encoding ABC-F family ATP-binding cassette domain-containing protein produces the protein MSEHLRLTGVSHGYGDRQLFAGVEMAITAGEHVAIVGENGAGKSTLLRILAGLETPDEGTAVSQGRVGYLAQTHGLPDQFTVSNAIDAALESLRALEAELDRLEDGLADAEADELERYGNLQTQYQLREGYAAESRVEAALDRLGLGGLDRMRSLGSLSGGEQERVALACVLADPADILLLDEPTNHLDASGTAWLEARLAAHRGTVVVVSHDRVLLRKVASTVIEVDAERRTVNRYGNGYEGYLREKAAERQRWAQQYHGWLDAMAAERLQADTVAGRMGYARQRDADKMGFDFKAGTWQKAASSKVRNAQERLRRLEANPVDRPPVPLKLATDLRADEAAGPALEAKGVAVPGRLESTDFRVEAGQKILITGPNGAGKSTLLSVLAGTLEPAKGTVARHGRIGYLQQELELPRRPALRLLPAFAAGLGGNIDEHAEALLRLGLFRTSEFHVPVGSLSAGQQRRLALARLLLGGFGTMIVDEPTNHLAPVLVEQLEAALSGFVGTLVMVSHDRALGAWFNTCAGHGAGAGNWRRYAMRDGAVAQQNDVPGFPDSK, from the coding sequence TTGAGCGAACATCTGCGCCTGACGGGCGTATCCCATGGTTACGGGGACCGCCAGCTCTTTGCCGGCGTCGAAATGGCCATCACGGCCGGTGAACATGTGGCGATCGTCGGCGAAAACGGCGCGGGCAAATCCACGCTGCTCCGGATCCTGGCCGGCCTCGAGACCCCGGACGAGGGCACCGCCGTCAGCCAGGGCCGCGTGGGCTACCTTGCCCAGACCCACGGCCTGCCCGATCAGTTCACCGTCAGCAACGCGATCGACGCGGCGCTGGAGTCGCTCCGCGCCCTGGAGGCCGAGCTGGACCGGCTGGAGGACGGGCTTGCCGACGCGGAAGCGGACGAACTGGAGCGCTACGGAAACCTGCAGACGCAGTATCAGCTCAGGGAGGGCTACGCCGCGGAATCCCGGGTGGAGGCCGCGCTGGACAGGCTTGGCCTGGGCGGGCTGGACCGGATGCGGAGCCTGGGTTCACTCTCCGGCGGGGAACAGGAACGCGTGGCACTGGCCTGCGTGCTGGCCGATCCCGCGGACATCCTTCTCTTGGATGAACCCACCAACCACCTGGACGCCAGCGGCACGGCCTGGCTGGAGGCGCGGCTGGCGGCTCATCGCGGAACCGTGGTGGTGGTCTCCCACGACCGCGTGCTCTTGCGCAAAGTAGCCTCAACCGTGATTGAGGTGGATGCCGAACGCCGGACGGTCAACCGGTATGGCAACGGCTATGAAGGCTACCTGCGGGAGAAGGCTGCCGAACGCCAGCGCTGGGCGCAGCAGTACCACGGGTGGCTGGATGCGATGGCTGCCGAACGGCTCCAGGCGGACACGGTCGCGGGGAGGATGGGATATGCCCGCCAACGCGACGCCGACAAGATGGGGTTCGACTTCAAGGCCGGCACGTGGCAAAAGGCGGCTTCCAGCAAGGTCCGCAATGCCCAGGAGCGTCTCCGCAGGCTGGAGGCAAACCCCGTCGACCGCCCTCCCGTGCCCCTGAAGCTGGCGACGGATCTGCGGGCGGACGAGGCGGCGGGCCCCGCTCTTGAAGCGAAGGGGGTGGCCGTACCCGGCCGCCTGGAGTCCACGGATTTCCGGGTGGAAGCGGGTCAGAAAATCCTCATTACGGGCCCCAACGGAGCCGGCAAGTCCACGCTGCTCTCCGTCCTCGCGGGGACCCTCGAACCGGCCAAAGGCACGGTGGCCAGGCACGGCCGGATCGGCTACCTGCAGCAGGAACTGGAACTCCCGCGGCGCCCGGCATTGCGGCTCCTGCCCGCTTTCGCCGCGGGCCTGGGCGGCAACATCGATGAGCACGCCGAGGCACTGCTGCGCCTGGGGCTCTTCCGGACCAGCGAGTTCCACGTCCCGGTGGGCAGCCTTTCCGCAGGGCAACAGCGCAGGCTGGCGCTGGCCCGGCTCCTGCTGGGCGGGTTCGGGACGATGATCGTGGATGAGCCCACCAACCATCTCGCGCCCGTCCTGGTGGAACAGCTGGAGGCGGCCCTTTCCGGCTTCGTGGGCACGCTGGTCATGGTCAGCCACGACCGTGCCCTTGGGGCGTGGTTCAACACGTGCGCCGGGCACGGTGCCGGGGCCGGGAACTGGCGCCGGTACGCCATGCGGGACGGTGCCGTGGCCCAGCAGAACGACGTACCGGGATTTCCGGACTCCAAATAG
- a CDS encoding amino acid permease, with translation MPPSTSTELQSAPAQPAVDSTLSAEGYKKTLSGRHVTMISMGGAIGVGLFMGAGGRLASTGPALIFSYAIAGVIAYLLMRALGELIMYRQTSGSFVSYAGEMFGRKGAFISGWMYFINWGMTGIAELIAIGLYFQFFFPNVPVEASAIAALALLVAVNLFSVKAFGEFEFWASCLKVGAILIFLAVGTFMVVTNAKVGGGHASVANLFADDGGMFPKGALVMVLVLNAVIFAYNGIELVGITAGEMENAKREVPKAIRAVVLRIVVFYVGSVLLLAMLLPSDQYKAGVSPFVTVFGQMGLGWVGDVMNMIVITAALSSCNSGLYSIGRVFRTMANNGHAPQWLTKMSKRHVPYAAILAIAAFYLVGILLNIWLGGSHAFDLALNTASIGVIFTWGAIFASQIALRHQKGRVSSLPMPGSPWTSWAGLAALLAITVLIGFDTMTSKTGEVFHLGLWTLATVPFFALLLWLGWQKVKNNGPKSELFS, from the coding sequence GTGCCACCAAGTACTTCCACCGAACTTCAGAGCGCGCCGGCGCAACCCGCCGTCGACTCGACTCTCAGCGCCGAGGGCTACAAGAAGACCCTGAGCGGCCGCCACGTGACCATGATCTCGATGGGCGGCGCGATCGGCGTCGGCCTGTTCATGGGTGCCGGCGGGCGCCTGGCCTCCACCGGCCCGGCGCTGATCTTCTCCTACGCGATTGCCGGCGTGATCGCCTACCTGCTGATGCGGGCACTGGGCGAGCTCATCATGTACCGCCAGACCTCGGGCTCCTTCGTCAGCTACGCCGGCGAAATGTTCGGCCGGAAGGGCGCCTTCATCTCCGGCTGGATGTACTTCATCAACTGGGGCATGACCGGAATCGCGGAACTGATCGCGATCGGCCTGTACTTCCAGTTCTTCTTCCCCAACGTGCCGGTGGAAGCCTCTGCGATTGCCGCCCTCGCGCTGCTGGTGGCCGTAAACCTGTTCAGCGTCAAGGCGTTCGGCGAGTTTGAATTCTGGGCTTCCTGCCTCAAGGTCGGCGCCATCCTGATCTTCCTGGCCGTCGGCACCTTCATGGTGGTCACCAACGCCAAGGTGGGCGGGGGCCACGCCTCCGTGGCCAACCTCTTTGCCGACGACGGCGGGATGTTCCCCAAGGGCGCCCTCGTCATGGTTCTCGTCCTCAACGCCGTGATCTTCGCGTACAACGGCATCGAACTCGTCGGCATCACCGCCGGCGAAATGGAAAACGCCAAGCGCGAAGTGCCCAAGGCGATCCGCGCCGTCGTGCTGCGCATAGTGGTGTTCTACGTCGGCTCCGTGCTCCTGCTCGCCATGCTGCTGCCCTCGGACCAGTACAAGGCCGGCGTCTCCCCGTTCGTCACCGTCTTCGGCCAGATGGGCCTCGGCTGGGTGGGCGACGTCATGAACATGATCGTCATCACCGCCGCGCTGTCCTCCTGCAACTCGGGCCTGTACTCGATCGGCCGGGTGTTCCGCACCATGGCCAACAACGGACATGCCCCGCAGTGGCTCACCAAAATGTCCAAGCGCCACGTGCCCTACGCGGCCATCCTCGCCATCGCCGCGTTCTACCTCGTGGGCATCCTCCTGAACATCTGGCTCGGCGGCTCGCACGCCTTCGACCTCGCGCTGAACACCGCCTCGATCGGCGTGATCTTCACGTGGGGTGCCATCTTCGCCAGCCAGATCGCCCTGCGCCACCAAAAGGGCCGCGTCTCCAGCCTCCCGATGCCGGGCTCGCCCTGGACCAGCTGGGCCGGTCTCGCCGCGCTGCTGGCGATCACCGTGCTGATCGGCTTCGACACCATGACCAGCAAGACCGGCGAGGTCTTCCACCTGGGCCTGTGGACCCTGGCCACCGTTCCGTTCTTCGCCCTGCTGCTGTGGCTGGGCTGGCAGAAGGTCAAGAACAACGGCCCCAAGAGCGAGCTCTTCAGCTAG